The proteins below are encoded in one region of Candidatus Korarchaeota archaeon NZ13-K:
- a CDS encoding GNAT family N-acetyltransferase, which yields MIRRARLSDFESIEEIGRMTWGGRDYLPSVFHEWLEDGDFFVLEVDGIAVATAKLTLLPCGVGWMEGLRVHPSHRGRGYASKLHDFLISYGEELHRIGKISSLMYATDSRNEASIHLGLKSGFRVVKRFYHLFREAGGYAEVREAEPLLPDLDLIPVSWRFIRRCEESLEWLRGRVRAFRMNEGGFFVPREANIFTPSDYSRTEDLLEGMGSVAAGLGRRLGIMIPEDLPDLVGRLRGRGFSQREGDGPDVLVFELKL from the coding sequence ATGATAAGGAGGGCCCGATTGAGCGATTTCGAGTCTATAGAAGAGATTGGGAGGATGACATGGGGAGGGCGCGATTACCTCCCCAGCGTTTTTCATGAGTGGCTCGAGGATGGGGACTTCTTCGTCCTGGAGGTGGATGGGATCGCTGTGGCCACGGCCAAGCTGACCCTGCTCCCCTGCGGGGTGGGATGGATGGAGGGCCTGAGGGTTCACCCTTCCCACAGGGGGAGGGGGTATGCGAGCAAGCTACACGATTTCCTTATCTCTTACGGTGAGGAGCTACACAGGATTGGAAAGATCAGCAGTCTTATGTACGCAACTGATTCTAGGAACGAGGCCAGCATACATCTGGGCCTCAAGAGCGGGTTCAGGGTGGTTAAGAGGTTCTACCACCTGTTTAGGGAGGCCGGCGGCTATGCCGAGGTCAGGGAGGCGGAGCCCCTGCTCCCTGATCTGGACCTCATCCCGGTGAGCTGGAGGTTCATAAGGAGGTGCGAAGAGTCCCTGGAATGGCTTAGGGGGAGGGTGAGGGCATTCAGGATGAATGAGGGTGGCTTCTTCGTCCCGAGGGAGGCAAACATATTCACCCCATCCGATTACTCGAGGACTGAGGATCTCCTGGAGGGCATGGGATCCGTCGCCGCTGGGCTGGGCAGGAGGCTGGGCATCATGATCCCCGAGGACCTGCCCGATCTGGTGGGCAGGCTGAGGGGGAGGGGCTTCTCCCAGCGGGAGGGTGATGGACCGGATGTCCTGGTCTTCGAGCTCAAGCTTTAG
- a CDS encoding peptidase T, which yields MRRVEPAIIVHGGAWAIPDEEVEAHLNGVRRAAELGWRILKETDNSLDAVERAVMLMEDDPTFDAGVGSFLNEEGGIDLDASIMEGSDLRAGAVASVNRVRNPVRLARLIMERTDHILFVGEGAHRLASSFGLELIDPSELVVERERRRWEEFRSKGITPRKAFEKDSTVGAVAVDSKGRFAAALSTGGSPHR from the coding sequence GTGAGGCGCGTGGAACCGGCCATCATAGTCCACGGTGGAGCTTGGGCGATCCCGGACGAGGAGGTGGAGGCCCACCTCAACGGTGTGAGGAGGGCCGCTGAGCTCGGATGGAGGATCCTGAAGGAGACCGATAATTCCCTTGATGCCGTCGAGAGGGCCGTGATGCTGATGGAGGACGACCCGACTTTCGACGCTGGCGTCGGCTCCTTCCTGAATGAGGAGGGCGGGATCGATCTTGACGCCTCCATAATGGAGGGCTCCGACCTGAGGGCCGGGGCCGTGGCGTCCGTCAACAGGGTGAGGAACCCGGTGAGGCTGGCCAGGCTGATAATGGAGAGGACGGATCACATCCTCTTCGTCGGAGAGGGGGCCCACAGGCTTGCCTCGAGCTTCGGCCTCGAGCTGATAGATCCCAGCGAGCTGGTCGTTGAGAGGGAGAGGAGGAGATGGGAGGAGTTCAGGTCGAAGGGGATCACCCCCAGGAAGGCTTTCGAGAAGGACTCGACGGTCGGGGCCGTGGCAGTTGACTCCAAGGGCAGGTTCGCGGCGGCCCTCTCGACTGGGGGATCGCCTCACAGGAT
- a CDS encoding aspartate aminotransferase family protein — translation MPQDDMLRRLNSSLMTNLFRTHGLVVRRAKGVYVEDVDGKRYMDFMTVITTAYLGHNPDYLVEAIKSAAENIIAGGSYVYYSEYLLRAVERLLSLFPKELNRVAFKPGGGEAVELALKIARKYTKRQEILVTMGSYHGRTTGSLTFHGSRRREFGPLPPGFTYVPYPYCYRCPVRAHDCEECSESLLQLIENYLKFSGNRDYAGMIIEPIQGVGGIVYPPDPFFPKLASLLRENGSLLIFDEIQTGMGRTGTTWRFEALDVVPDVVVVAKGMTGGLPLAAVVTREELAGAMEPGDEHSTYAAPPLVMAAAEATLSHFAENRESILRNVRETGEYAMRLLEELKGRRKLIGDVRGKGLMIGIELVKDRETKRPAREETAQLCFDKALRRGLLLATSGWYGNVVRFAPPLTVSKEEIERAVGIVDESLKEIEGS, via the coding sequence ATGCCGCAGGATGACATGCTCAGGAGGCTGAATTCATCCCTAATGACCAACCTCTTCAGGACCCACGGTTTGGTCGTAAGGAGGGCCAAGGGTGTCTACGTCGAGGACGTGGATGGTAAGAGGTACATGGACTTCATGACGGTCATAACGACGGCCTATCTCGGCCACAACCCGGATTACCTCGTTGAGGCCATAAAGAGCGCGGCCGAGAACATCATAGCCGGGGGCTCCTACGTCTACTACTCAGAGTACCTCCTCAGAGCGGTCGAGAGGCTCCTCTCTCTCTTCCCCAAGGAGCTCAACAGGGTGGCCTTCAAGCCCGGGGGTGGTGAGGCGGTCGAGCTCGCCCTGAAGATCGCAAGGAAGTACACGAAGAGGCAGGAGATACTGGTCACGATGGGATCTTACCACGGCAGGACCACGGGATCCCTGACCTTCCACGGATCAAGGAGGAGGGAGTTCGGACCCCTGCCACCGGGCTTCACTTACGTCCCTTATCCCTACTGCTACAGGTGTCCCGTCAGGGCTCATGACTGCGAGGAGTGCTCTGAATCGCTGCTTCAGCTGATAGAAAACTACCTGAAGTTCTCAGGTAACAGGGATTACGCTGGCATGATAATAGAGCCGATTCAGGGTGTCGGGGGGATAGTCTACCCACCGGACCCCTTCTTCCCGAAGCTCGCATCCCTCCTGAGGGAGAACGGCTCGCTACTGATATTCGACGAGATACAGACGGGGATGGGAAGGACCGGGACGACCTGGAGGTTCGAGGCCCTGGATGTGGTCCCGGACGTCGTCGTGGTGGCCAAGGGAATGACAGGCGGTCTCCCGCTGGCGGCAGTCGTCACCAGGGAGGAGCTGGCCGGTGCCATGGAGCCTGGGGATGAGCACTCAACGTACGCGGCCCCTCCACTGGTCATGGCGGCCGCAGAGGCCACGCTCTCGCACTTCGCGGAGAATAGGGAGAGCATACTCAGGAACGTGAGGGAGACCGGTGAGTACGCGATGAGGCTTCTGGAGGAGCTGAAGGGGAGGAGGAAGCTGATAGGGGATGTCAGGGGTAAGGGTCTGATGATAGGTATAGAGCTGGTCAAGGACAGGGAGACGAAGAGACCGGCCAGGGAGGAGACAGCTCAGCTCTGCTTCGATAAGGCCCTGAGGAGGGGTTTGCTCCTGGCCACCAGCGGCTGGTACGGCAACGTGGTGAGGTTCGCCCCGCCCCTCACGGTGAGCAAGGAGGAGATAGAGAGGGCTGTGGGCATAGTAGATGAGAGCCTGAAGGAGATAGAGGGTTCCTGA